A region of Lycium barbarum isolate Lr01 chromosome 3, ASM1917538v2, whole genome shotgun sequence DNA encodes the following proteins:
- the LOC132634169 gene encoding uncharacterized protein LOC132634169 codes for MGFKEGLRPFIGLDGTFLKGKAKGQVLVAIGQDSMNQFYPLAWTVVDKETKRTWSWFLQQLQHSLELHNGKGITFISDMQKGLLDAVKNILPEAHQRFCVKHIEANWCKRWSKGELKKLL; via the exons ATGGGTTTTAAGGAAGGATTAAGACCATTTATTGGGTTAGATGGTACATTCCTTAAAGGAAAAGCCAAGGGACAAGTATTGGTTGCTATTGGTCAAGACAGTATGAACCAATTTTACCCTCTAGCATGGACAGTGGTTGATAAAGAGACCAAGAGGACTTGGAGCTGGTTCTTACAGCAGTTGCAACACTCACTTGAACTCCATAATGGCAAAGGAATAACCTTCATATCAGACATGCAGAAG GGACTGCTTGATGCAGTAAAGAATATACTGCCTGAAGCACATCAGAGATTTTGTGTAAAGCACATTGAGGCAAATTGGTGCAAAAGGTGGAGTAAAGGTGAGTTGAAGAAGCTTCTGTAG